In one Desulfobacterales bacterium genomic region, the following are encoded:
- the hemL gene encoding glutamate-1-semialdehyde 2,1-aminomutase: MKREKSDQFFKRAQEIIPGGVNSPVRACKSVGGTPLFIDRAQGCMIYDADGNHYIDYIGSWGPMILGHRHPRVIEFIETALKRGTSFGAPMDLEIQLAQMVVDAFPSVDMVRMVNSGTEATMSAIRLARGFTGRDTIIKFDGCYHGHSDTLLVEAGSGVATLGIAGSPGVPESFINHTLSIPYNDIESIRSVMAERGDQIACVIVEAVAGNMGMVPPAEGFLKTLREVTEKHGALLIIDEVMTGFRVAYGGAQVLYGITPDLTTMGKIIGGGLPVGAYGGRRDIMEYIAPQGPVYQAGTLSGNPLAMAAGIATLQQLQVPGFYEALDKKSEMLLNGLKKAAQKAGIPINANRVGSMMGVFFTDKVVNNFLDAKTSDLTLFSAYYNGMLEKGVYLAPSQFEALFVSAAHETAHINATIAAAEEVLQALAR; this comes from the coding sequence ATGAAACGCGAAAAATCAGATCAGTTTTTCAAGCGGGCACAGGAGATAATACCCGGTGGGGTCAACAGCCCGGTGCGGGCATGTAAATCCGTTGGCGGAACCCCTCTATTTATTGATCGTGCCCAAGGTTGTATGATTTATGATGCAGACGGCAATCACTATATTGATTATATCGGATCATGGGGACCGATGATACTGGGCCACCGGCATCCGCGTGTTATCGAATTTATTGAAACGGCTCTCAAACGGGGAACCAGTTTCGGGGCGCCGATGGATCTTGAAATTCAGCTGGCGCAGATGGTCGTTGACGCATTTCCGTCCGTTGATATGGTTCGAATGGTCAACTCCGGAACCGAGGCAACCATGAGCGCCATTCGCCTGGCCCGGGGGTTTACGGGGCGGGATACCATTATAAAATTTGACGGCTGTTATCACGGGCATTCCGATACCCTTCTGGTCGAAGCCGGCTCCGGAGTGGCCACCCTCGGTATCGCGGGCAGTCCGGGGGTTCCGGAATCATTTATCAACCATACCTTGTCAATCCCGTATAACGATATCGAATCTATCCGTTCGGTGATGGCCGAAAGGGGGGACCAGATTGCCTGCGTCATTGTGGAAGCGGTTGCCGGGAATATGGGGATGGTGCCCCCGGCAGAGGGATTTCTGAAAACCCTCAGGGAAGTGACGGAAAAACACGGCGCCCTTCTGATTATCGATGAGGTGATGACCGGTTTCAGGGTCGCTTACGGCGGGGCGCAGGTATTATACGGGATCACCCCGGATCTGACCACCATGGGGAAAATTATCGGTGGCGGCCTGCCGGTCGGTGCCTATGGCGGCAGGCGTGATATCATGGAGTATATCGCGCCTCAGGGGCCGGTATATCAGGCCGGAACGCTTTCCGGAAATCCATTGGCCATGGCTGCTGGAATTGCAACCCTGCAGCAGCTTCAGGTCCCCGGTTTCTATGAAGCCCTGGATAAAAAATCGGAAATGTTGCTAAATGGTTTGAAAAAAGCGGCCCAAAAGGCGGGGATACCGATCAACGCGAACAGGGTCGGTTCCATGATGGGGGTGTTTTTTACCGATAAGGTCGTGAATAATTTCCTGGATGCCAAAACCAGTGACCTGACCCTTTTTTCGGCATACTATAACGGTATGCTGGAAAAAGGGGTGTATCTTGCCCCGTCCCAGTTTGAAGCGCTGTTTGTCTCAGCAGCGCATGAAACAGCGCATATCAATGCGACGATAGCGGCTGCAGAAGAAGTGCTGCAGGCGCTGGCCCGGTAG
- a CDS encoding YeeE/YedE thiosulfate transporter family protein, producing the protein MNWLVMKQWSPYASGIGIGILSWLTFVLSDKPIGCSTAYARTSGMIERLFRGDKTLQRPYYQKFHPEIDWQWMLVAGIFIGSFISAGLSGQFEIIWVPSRWAASLGTSALIRFMAALSGGILMGFGARWAGGCTSGHGISGTLQLAVSSWLAAVCFFIGGIITAAVLYH; encoded by the coding sequence GTGAACTGGCTGGTCATGAAACAGTGGTCGCCATATGCATCCGGTATCGGCATCGGCATCTTGAGCTGGCTGACCTTTGTGTTGTCTGACAAGCCGATCGGATGTTCCACCGCCTATGCCCGGACCAGCGGAATGATTGAACGCCTGTTTCGGGGAGACAAAACCCTGCAGCGACCGTATTACCAAAAATTTCACCCTGAAATAGACTGGCAATGGATGCTGGTGGCCGGTATTTTCATCGGATCGTTCATCTCCGCCGGGTTATCCGGACAGTTTGAAATCATATGGGTCCCCTCCCGATGGGCGGCATCGTTGGGCACCTCTGCGCTGATCCGGTTTATGGCTGCGCTGTCCGGCGGCATTCTCATGGGATTCGGCGCCCGCTGGGCCGGGGGATGCACCAGCGGCCACGGCATCAGCGGCACACTTCAGCTGGCTGTCAGCAGCTGGCTGGCCGCGGTATGTTTTTTCATCGGCGGGATCATCACGGCCGCTGTCTTGTATCATTGA
- a CDS encoding YeeE/YedE thiosulfate transporter family protein — protein sequence MLTSLHANNPLQRILALLLGIIFGFLLQKGGVTHLDVIINQLRLTDFTVVKIMLSAVITGMIGVHFLKALGMARLHPKPGSFGSSVIGGLIFGVGFGVLGYCPGTIAGAVGQGFLDALTGGIPGILIGAELFAVVYPKLNHTVLNRGNFGELTLPELLNLSPWVVVASVSFFLIFVLILIEKTGW from the coding sequence ATGTTGACCTCATTGCATGCAAACAACCCCCTTCAGCGGATACTGGCGCTCCTGCTGGGGATCATATTCGGGTTCCTGCTCCAGAAAGGGGGCGTCACCCATCTCGATGTGATCATCAACCAGCTGCGGTTAACCGATTTTACGGTTGTCAAAATCATGCTCTCCGCGGTGATCACCGGAATGATCGGCGTTCATTTTCTCAAGGCCCTCGGGATGGCAAGGCTTCATCCCAAACCCGGATCATTCGGCTCATCGGTCATCGGAGGCCTCATATTCGGAGTGGGGTTCGGGGTTCTCGGGTACTGTCCTGGCACGATCGCAGGCGCAGTGGGCCAGGGTTTTCTGGACGCCCTGACCGGAGGAATTCCCGGTATCCTGATCGGTGCGGAATTATTTGCCGTCGTCTACCCCAAACTGAACCACACGGTGCTGAACAGGGGAAACTTCGGGGAGCTCACCCTGCCGGAACTGCTCAACCTCAGCCCATGGGTGGTGGTGGCGTCGGTGAGTTTTTTTTTGATATTTGTACTCATCCTGATTGAAAAAACGGGGTGGTAG
- a CDS encoding rhodanese-like domain-containing protein — protein sequence MIVQSFFIKGISHSSYLLGGSRSCAIIDPDRHIQMYLDAAKELGMTITHILETHLHADFISGHMDLAEKTGADIHVPTSGKCKFPHIPVSDGSTITIDDIRIKVMETPGHTPEHVSYVVTDTARGKEPVAVFCGDTLFVGDAGRPDLFPAMAEELASRLYYSLHDTLLKLPDFCEVYPAHGAGSLCGRAMGAKRSSTIGYEKRYNAALQISNRHEFVRSLTTNMPPAPDHFSRCSDINRRGPSLVRTFPAPVPLTPEAFSQKTTLDNTVVLDVRSYDAFGGQHVPESYHIDMGGNFATFAGWTLPHGAAVLLVSDSAGQAQEAAVWLQRVGMDNISGFLDGGMFTWAKAGLPCRHVPQLSAEELYHAFSNRHDMVLIDVRSASEYDSFHIENAINIPAPDLRHRFRELDPERQTVLLCGTGHRSSLGASILKQHHFDNVLNVAGGMTGYSASGYSPACPVCFNPHGPHFMGQVLGKGESL from the coding sequence ATGATTGTTCAATCATTTTTTATCAAAGGCATTTCTCACAGCTCCTACCTTCTGGGCGGAAGCCGTTCCTGTGCCATTATCGACCCGGATCGGCATATTCAAATGTATCTGGATGCCGCAAAAGAACTCGGCATGACCATTACCCACATTCTCGAAACCCATCTGCATGCCGATTTCATATCCGGGCATATGGATCTGGCTGAAAAAACAGGCGCCGACATCCATGTTCCCACGTCCGGAAAGTGCAAATTTCCCCATATCCCGGTATCTGACGGCAGCACCATCACCATCGACGATATCCGGATCAAGGTAATGGAAACCCCCGGACATACCCCTGAGCATGTCAGCTATGTGGTCACCGACACGGCCCGTGGAAAAGAGCCGGTCGCCGTCTTTTGCGGGGACACGCTGTTTGTCGGCGATGCCGGCCGCCCGGACCTGTTTCCGGCCATGGCCGAAGAACTTGCGTCCCGGCTTTATTACAGCCTTCATGACACCCTGCTGAAACTGCCGGACTTCTGTGAGGTATATCCGGCACACGGCGCCGGCTCTTTATGTGGCCGGGCCATGGGCGCCAAACGCAGCAGCACCATTGGATATGAAAAACGCTATAACGCCGCCCTTCAAATTTCAAACCGCCATGAATTCGTCCGGTCACTGACCACAAACATGCCGCCGGCTCCGGATCATTTCAGCCGATGCAGCGATATAAACCGACGGGGCCCTTCGCTGGTCCGGACATTTCCCGCACCTGTCCCTCTGACGCCTGAAGCCTTCAGTCAGAAAACCACTCTGGACAATACCGTGGTGCTCGATGTCCGCAGCTATGATGCCTTTGGCGGTCAGCACGTTCCCGAATCCTATCACATCGACATGGGTGGAAATTTTGCCACTTTTGCCGGATGGACACTGCCGCACGGTGCCGCTGTACTCCTGGTAAGCGACAGCGCCGGTCAAGCGCAGGAGGCCGCTGTCTGGCTGCAGCGGGTAGGCATGGACAATATTTCCGGCTTTCTGGACGGCGGCATGTTTACCTGGGCAAAAGCCGGTCTGCCATGCCGCCACGTACCCCAGCTGTCGGCCGAAGAACTTTACCATGCCTTTTCAAACCGGCATGACATGGTACTGATCGATGTTCGGTCCGCTTCAGAGTACGATTCCTTTCATATCGAAAATGCCATCAACATTCCGGCCCCGGATCTGCGGCACCGGTTTCGTGAGCTCGACCCAGAACGCCAGACAGTGCTGCTCTGCGGCACCGGGCACCGGTCCAGTCTGGGAGCCAGCATTCTGAAACAGCATCATTTTGACAATGTACTCAATGTCGCCGGTGGCATGACAGGATACAGCGCATCCGGCTATTCCCCCGCATGCCCCGTCTGTTTCAACCCTCACGGGCCCCATTTTATGGGTCAGGTTTTGGGGAAAGGAGAAAGCCTGTGA